In Opitutaceae bacterium TAV5, one genomic interval encodes:
- a CDS encoding autotransporter, whose product MKILRLSSLGTLIVTAFLSAHQASADDHTWTADATGNPEWTWGDSTKWSPAEGGVPNAADANVTFTITGGSPVITLNGAYAVNNMTVTADGGRNISFNSINTAGTHSLGIGGELKKNNGSSSVSFMDYNTGRLLNLTVNTLGFTNTGGGNFYFGRNDGGRRLNSLSIANLNMGASDTAEASIRLNVTNDYSLGLVTFGGTNTKNVYLINNASNAAGYSRTATVNGLTQTAGSTAATLYGSRIASTGANVATLRIDTDAAADFTASTILVDGTGGTLAVLKTGEGKQTLSGALTYTGGTRVDEGTLAVTGSLAADGDLAVANGATFVAGAALSLHDASFESGAILGFDLGADARLSLSGDLTQDGAGPATFVIDFQNTGVFDQTYTRLLSVTGANAFEGAILSYINFGESGLSGVLSIGELTGSFSIAPIPEPSTWALMFGIFALCVAGLRHHRRS is encoded by the coding sequence ATGAAAATATTACGCCTCTCCAGTCTCGGCACCCTGATCGTAACCGCCTTCCTGTCCGCTCATCAGGCCTCCGCCGACGATCACACATGGACTGCCGATGCAACGGGCAATCCCGAATGGACATGGGGTGACTCCACCAAATGGAGTCCTGCCGAAGGCGGCGTGCCCAACGCAGCCGATGCCAACGTCACCTTCACCATCACGGGTGGTTCTCCGGTCATCACCCTCAACGGTGCATATGCCGTCAACAACATGACGGTGACCGCCGACGGCGGACGTAATATTTCATTCAATTCCATCAACACCGCAGGCACCCACTCACTGGGCATCGGTGGCGAACTGAAGAAAAACAACGGGAGCAGCAGTGTATCCTTCATGGACTACAACACCGGGCGTCTGCTCAACCTCACGGTCAACACGCTCGGGTTCACCAACACCGGCGGAGGCAATTTTTACTTCGGACGCAACGATGGCGGACGCCGCCTCAACTCGTTGTCCATTGCGAATCTCAACATGGGCGCCTCCGACACGGCGGAGGCCAGCATCCGCCTCAACGTAACAAACGACTACAGCCTGGGGCTGGTTACGTTTGGCGGCACCAACACCAAAAATGTCTATCTCATCAACAACGCATCGAACGCAGCCGGCTACAGCCGCACGGCGACCGTCAACGGCCTGACGCAAACCGCTGGATCGACCGCGGCCACCCTCTACGGATCGCGCATCGCTTCGACCGGCGCCAATGTCGCCACGCTCAGGATCGATACCGATGCCGCAGCCGATTTCACCGCATCCACGATTCTTGTCGACGGCACAGGCGGCACGCTGGCCGTTCTGAAAACGGGCGAAGGGAAACAGACGCTTTCCGGCGCTCTGACCTACACCGGCGGCACGCGGGTGGATGAAGGCACGCTGGCCGTCACCGGAAGTCTCGCGGCGGATGGCGATCTCGCGGTTGCGAACGGAGCGACCTTTGTGGCCGGGGCGGCCTTGTCCCTGCATGACGCGTCGTTCGAAAGCGGCGCGATCCTCGGATTCGACCTCGGTGCCGACGCACGTCTCAGCCTTTCCGGCGACCTGACACAGGACGGTGCCGGTCCGGCCACCTTCGTGATCGATTTTCAGAACACGGGAGTTTTCGATCAGACTTACACCCGTCTCCTTTCCGTTACCGGCGCCAATGCCTTCGAGGGAGCCATACTGTCCTACATCAATTTTGGAGAGTCGGGACTTTCCGGCGTGCTGAGTATCGGAGAGCTGACCGGAAGTTTCTCCATTGCGCCCATCCCCGAACCCTCGACCTGGGCGCTGATGTTCGGCATATTCGCGTTGTGCGTTGCCGGTCTTCGTCACCATCGGCGCTCCTGA